The following are encoded together in the Streptomyces rapamycinicus NRRL 5491 genome:
- a CDS encoding ScbR family autoregulator-binding transcription factor codes for MQERAEQTRRSLLEAAAFLFDERGYAGTSISDITSRSGHTSGAIYFHYTSKERLALAVVEEHFATWPPLIERFATLDTPPLEQLVRLSFAVARAFRDDIVVRAGARLWAERTLIEAPMPPPFVGWIDAVGELMEKARAEGDLATHVDPLPAARTVVCAFFGLHTVSEALDGRRLVEDRLADLWTLLLPSLQARPGDTPGLLALARGDAAPPSE; via the coding sequence GTGCAAGAACGGGCCGAACAAACACGCCGATCCCTTCTGGAGGCCGCAGCGTTCCTTTTCGACGAGCGGGGATACGCGGGAACGAGCATCAGCGACATCACCTCCCGGTCCGGCCACACCAGCGGCGCGATCTATTTCCACTACACGAGCAAGGAACGGCTCGCCCTCGCCGTGGTGGAGGAGCACTTCGCCACCTGGCCCCCGCTGATCGAACGCTTCGCCACCCTCGACACGCCGCCCCTGGAGCAACTCGTCCGGCTCAGCTTCGCGGTGGCCCGCGCCTTCCGCGACGACATCGTGGTGCGGGCCGGAGCCCGGCTGTGGGCCGAGCGCACCCTGATCGAGGCACCCATGCCGCCGCCCTTCGTGGGGTGGATCGACGCGGTGGGGGAGCTGATGGAGAAGGCGCGCGCCGAGGGCGATCTGGCCACGCATGTCGACCCGCTGCCCGCCGCCCGGACCGTCGTGTGCGCCTTCTTCGGGCTGCACACCGTCTCCGAGGCGCTCGACGGGCGGCGGCTGGTCGAGGACCGGCTGGCCGATCTGTGGACCCTGCTGCTGCCCTCGCTCCAGGCCCGGCCCGGGG
- a CDS encoding ScbA/BarX family gamma-butyrolactone biosynthesis protein: protein MIVREAHGLSEPSGPAGRPLSWSRTVAREAVHRVSVAEVLLTDVRTHGDNRFEAAAQWPRSHPTFPHGGDGRHHPLMIAETLRELGIYIPTRYYAVPAGAHFLIRDISYRLDPETEPRAPYGASDITCLAAVTDVRTSPCGRFVTGMRLDVVLSAGGKLFAWAGGTARFLDGTTYAETRAAVHGHTARRRLRAAVRPSPAQLAVPAARDVLVVRDGGVVYLDPADPRHPFFFDHWSDHMPGLVLLEGARQAAALATGGALTRPVACRMKAIRFTESYPPAVVECTSHGRTCVFRLRQAGICTAVGVLQYL, encoded by the coding sequence GTGATCGTTCGTGAGGCTCATGGCCTTTCGGAGCCGTCCGGTCCCGCCGGGCGGCCGCTCAGCTGGTCCCGCACGGTGGCGCGGGAGGCGGTGCACCGGGTCTCGGTGGCCGAGGTGCTGCTCACCGATGTGCGTACGCACGGTGACAACCGGTTCGAGGCCGCGGCCCAGTGGCCGAGGTCCCACCCCACCTTCCCGCACGGCGGAGACGGCCGCCATCATCCGCTGATGATCGCGGAAACCCTGCGCGAGCTGGGGATCTACATCCCCACGCGGTACTACGCGGTGCCCGCGGGGGCGCACTTCCTGATCCGGGACATCTCCTACCGGCTGGACCCCGAGACCGAGCCCCGGGCGCCGTACGGGGCCTCCGACATCACCTGCCTGGCCGCCGTCACCGACGTCCGCACCAGCCCCTGCGGACGCTTCGTCACCGGGATGCGGCTGGATGTGGTGCTGTCGGCGGGCGGCAAGCTCTTCGCATGGGCCGGGGGCACCGCGCGCTTCCTCGACGGCACGACCTACGCGGAGACCCGGGCCGCCGTCCACGGGCACACCGCGCGCCGCAGATTGCGTGCCGCCGTACGGCCCTCACCTGCGCAACTGGCCGTTCCGGCGGCCCGGGACGTCCTGGTGGTGCGGGACGGGGGAGTGGTCTACCTCGACCCCGCCGACCCCCGCCATCCGTTCTTCTTCGACCACTGGAGCGACCATATGCCGGGCCTGGTGCTGCTGGAGGGCGCCCGGCAGGCCGCGGCGCTGGCCACCGGCGGGGCGCTGACCCGGCCCGTCGCCTGCCGGATGAAGGCGATCCGCTTCACCGAGTCGTATCCGCCGGCCGTGGTCGAGTGCACCTCCCACGGCCGGACGTGTGTCTTCCGGCTGCGCCAGGCCGGTATCTGCACGGCGGTCGGCGTGCTCCAGTACCTCTGA
- a CDS encoding SCO0930 family lipoprotein yields MEKRRHIAFAGVSVAMVLLTAACGSSKDNSAGSANVQPAGGSQTVGAGASASAGAGAAAGTGGGYEAGGDTGAGAGGEAERTGPAKQLAVKEDAKLGKFVTDSKGWTLYRFDEDTPKPAKSNCNDDCATKWPAVPADDAAATTGIESGKLGSVTRADGTKQLTLAGWPVYRFAGDNKPGDTKGQGVGGTWNALAPDGKPAGKTAAADDSLQLMVNNNAELGKIIVDGKGMTVYRFNKDSAWPMKTGCLGACLDTWKPVKAVDTTKVAGLDAAKVTSFKRPDGTKQAAFDCWLLYTFTGDKKPGDINGQGVKGTWFAVTDKGKKAGQ; encoded by the coding sequence ATGGAGAAGCGGCGTCACATCGCATTCGCCGGGGTGTCGGTAGCGATGGTTCTGCTGACGGCGGCTTGCGGCAGCAGCAAGGACAACAGCGCGGGCAGCGCCAATGTGCAGCCGGCGGGTGGCAGCCAGACCGTGGGTGCGGGGGCCTCCGCGTCGGCGGGCGCGGGGGCCGCGGCCGGTACCGGCGGCGGGTACGAGGCGGGCGGTGACACCGGGGCCGGCGCGGGCGGCGAGGCCGAGCGCACCGGTCCGGCGAAGCAGCTGGCGGTCAAGGAGGACGCCAAGCTGGGCAAGTTCGTCACCGACAGCAAGGGCTGGACGCTCTACCGGTTCGACGAGGACACCCCCAAGCCGGCCAAGTCCAACTGCAACGACGACTGCGCCACCAAGTGGCCCGCGGTGCCCGCTGACGACGCCGCGGCCACCACCGGTATCGAGTCCGGCAAGCTGGGCTCGGTCACCCGCGCCGACGGCACCAAGCAGCTGACGCTGGCGGGCTGGCCGGTCTACCGCTTCGCGGGCGACAACAAGCCCGGTGACACCAAGGGCCAGGGCGTGGGCGGCACCTGGAACGCGCTGGCGCCCGACGGCAAGCCGGCCGGCAAGACGGCGGCCGCGGACGACAGCCTCCAGCTGATGGTCAACAACAACGCCGAGCTGGGCAAGATCATCGTGGACGGCAAGGGCATGACCGTCTACCGGTTCAACAAGGACAGCGCCTGGCCGATGAAGACCGGCTGCCTCGGTGCCTGCCTGGACACCTGGAAGCCCGTCAAGGCCGTGGACACCACCAAGGTCGCCGGGCTCGACGCGGCGAAGGTCACCTCCTTCAAGCGCCCCGACGGCACCAAGCAGGCGGCGTTCGACTGCTGGCTGCTGTACACCTTCACCGGGGACAAGAAGCCCGGTGACATCAACGGCCAGGGCGTGAAGGGCACCTGGTTCGCGGTCACCGACAAGGGCAAGAAGGCGGGCCAGTAA
- a CDS encoding NADH-quinone oxidoreductase subunit NuoF family protein: protein MITTKPRLACVDPPRLLAGLDEVYRLDRVGHLTVHGTMPALRADELVALAENIDLRGRGGAGFPFAKKVQAVVESAGRREGRCTVVVNGSEGEPSCLKDTALLLHTPHLVIDGAVLAAEALGAEEVAIAVHRQDVEESVAAAIAERGPSGVPVGVSRTPDRFVAGEGGAVINGISGAPAIPNGRKIRTSDSGLSGLPTLLSNTETFAQLAVAARMGALPYRSVGLPTEPGTTLLTVGGKYVMETPTGVPLTYVLELCGLTPGQAVLVGGYHGKWLDPKSINAATISRESMKKYGARLGAGAVLPIPENTCPLGETARIARWLAAETAGQCGPCFIGLPALADAIGQVERGGGRSSIDNVRAYVNSVKKRGACSHPDGTAGFVTTALDAFPEEFEAHALGAGCGRPTMGVLPLPEDALPLALPPAPLNPAVRDERRQRGPTEKLLVDWSLCQGHGLCADILPPEVLTLGIDGYPSSATMEVPRQLRAQAVRAVRRCPALALRIEE, encoded by the coding sequence GTGATCACGACCAAACCCAGGCTCGCCTGTGTCGATCCGCCCCGGCTGCTGGCCGGGCTCGACGAGGTGTACCGGCTCGACCGCGTCGGCCATCTGACCGTCCATGGCACCATGCCGGCCCTCCGGGCGGACGAACTCGTGGCGCTCGCGGAGAACATCGATCTGCGCGGGCGCGGCGGCGCCGGTTTCCCCTTCGCCAAGAAGGTCCAGGCCGTCGTGGAGTCGGCCGGCCGGCGCGAGGGCCGCTGCACCGTGGTGGTCAACGGCAGTGAGGGCGAGCCCAGTTGCCTCAAGGACACCGCGCTGCTGCTGCACACCCCGCATCTGGTGATCGACGGCGCCGTGCTGGCCGCCGAGGCACTCGGCGCCGAGGAGGTGGCCATCGCGGTGCACCGCCAGGACGTCGAGGAGTCCGTGGCCGCCGCGATCGCCGAACGCGGCCCCAGTGGCGTCCCGGTGGGGGTGAGCCGCACCCCGGACCGGTTCGTGGCCGGTGAGGGCGGCGCGGTCATCAACGGCATCAGCGGCGCCCCGGCCATCCCCAACGGCCGGAAGATCCGGACCAGCGACAGCGGGCTCAGCGGGCTGCCCACCCTGCTGTCCAACACCGAGACCTTCGCCCAGCTCGCGGTGGCCGCGCGGATGGGCGCCCTGCCGTACCGCTCGGTGGGGCTGCCCACCGAACCGGGCACCACGCTGCTCACGGTCGGTGGCAAGTACGTGATGGAGACACCCACCGGGGTGCCGCTGACCTACGTCCTGGAGCTGTGCGGCCTCACCCCCGGACAGGCGGTGCTGGTGGGCGGCTACCACGGCAAGTGGCTGGACCCCAAGAGCATCAACGCCGCCACCATCTCCCGGGAGTCCATGAAGAAGTACGGCGCCCGGCTGGGCGCGGGTGCGGTGCTGCCCATCCCCGAGAACACCTGCCCGCTCGGCGAGACCGCGCGGATCGCGCGCTGGCTGGCCGCCGAGACGGCCGGTCAGTGCGGGCCCTGCTTCATCGGGCTGCCCGCGCTCGCGGACGCCATCGGCCAGGTGGAGCGCGGCGGCGGCCGGTCCTCGATCGACAATGTGCGCGCCTACGTCAACTCGGTGAAGAAGCGCGGGGCCTGCAGCCATCCCGATGGCACCGCCGGTTTCGTGACCACCGCGCTGGACGCGTTCCCCGAGGAGTTCGAGGCGCATGCGCTCGGGGCCGGCTGCGGACGGCCCACGATGGGGGTGCTGCCGCTGCCGGAGGACGCCCTGCCGCTCGCCCTGCCGCCCGCCCCGCTGAACCCCGCGGTGCGCGACGAGCGCCGCCAGCGAGGGCCGACGGAGAAGCTCCTGGTGGACTGGTCGCTGTGCCAGGGCCATGGGCTGTGCGCGGACATCCTGCCGCCCGAGGTGCTGACGCTCGGGATCGACGGCTATCCGTCCTCGGCCACCATGGAAGTGCCCCGGCAACTGCGGGCGCAGGCGGTCCGCGCGGTCCGCCGCTGCCCCGCCCTGGCGCTGCGCATCGAGGAGTAG
- a CDS encoding HAD family hydrolase has protein sequence MTAEKFLGWTPAAIVFDCDGTLMDSERHWVEAREVVLRSHGTAPDEEFARRTKGLHYTECGRMLAEFAGRPELADEMTGQLLDAFRRLVADDPVTMPGAPQLVAKAAAFAPLAVASNCPRDVVEDGLAKAGLLRYFGHVLVPEGDVRPKPYPDVYLEAARLCGAAPEDALAVEDSHCGFLSASRAGLRVLGVGPRKPVDEPPPVDVWVSTLADPDLVKWADSRAA, from the coding sequence ATGACAGCCGAAAAGTTTCTCGGATGGACCCCAGCCGCCATCGTCTTCGACTGTGACGGCACCCTGATGGATTCCGAACGACACTGGGTGGAGGCGCGCGAAGTGGTCCTCAGAAGCCATGGAACCGCCCCCGACGAGGAGTTCGCACGGCGCACGAAGGGGCTCCACTACACCGAATGCGGCCGAATGCTGGCCGAATTCGCCGGTCGCCCCGAACTCGCCGACGAAATGACCGGGCAACTCCTGGACGCCTTCCGCCGGCTGGTGGCCGACGACCCGGTCACCATGCCGGGGGCGCCCCAACTGGTCGCGAAGGCGGCCGCCTTCGCACCGCTGGCCGTGGCCAGCAACTGCCCGCGGGACGTCGTCGAGGACGGGCTCGCCAAGGCCGGGCTGCTGCGGTACTTCGGCCATGTGCTGGTCCCCGAGGGGGACGTGCGGCCCAAACCGTACCCCGACGTCTACCTGGAGGCCGCCCGGCTGTGCGGGGCGGCTCCCGAGGACGCCCTCGCGGTGGAGGACTCCCACTGCGGGTTTCTGTCCGCCTCGCGCGCCGGGCTGAGAGTGCTCGGCGTGGGCCCGCGGAAGCCCGTGGACGAGCCCCCGCCGGTCGATGTGTGGGTCTCCACCCTCGCCGACCCGGACCTGGTCAAGTGGGCGGACTCCCGGGCGGCCTGA